A single window of Leptospira kanakyensis DNA harbors:
- a CDS encoding methylated-DNA--[protein]-cysteine S-methyltransferase, protein MDENHKHYEIIKNSIEYVLEHFEDQPSLDSLAERVSLSPFHFQKVFRTWAGVSPKEFLQFVTVTHAKRLLKESSVLDTTYSLGLSGTGRLHDLFVKLEAMTPGEYKRGGEGLVLQYEVFPSLFGDILLVSSERGIQSLQFLDSGEKGILETKAEFPFAVWKEGESAYHQKLKDYFQRLVIPESPIPLYVYGTEFQLKVWRSLLKIPLGTLCTYGDIATSIGQTSAGRAVGTAIGKNPIAYLIPCHRVIQTSGLFGGYRWDPHRKRMIIAWEQAKVFAPNNDLPNVSK, encoded by the coding sequence GTGGATGAAAATCATAAACATTACGAAATCATAAAAAATTCCATCGAATATGTTTTGGAACATTTTGAAGACCAACCTAGTTTGGATTCTCTAGCAGAACGAGTTTCTTTGAGTCCATTTCATTTTCAAAAGGTATTTCGAACTTGGGCCGGAGTTTCACCAAAAGAATTTTTGCAGTTCGTAACGGTTACACACGCCAAACGATTGTTAAAAGAATCGTCAGTTTTAGACACAACTTATTCTCTTGGACTTTCGGGAACGGGTCGACTTCATGATTTATTTGTCAAATTAGAAGCCATGACACCAGGTGAATACAAACGAGGAGGGGAAGGACTTGTTTTACAATACGAAGTATTTCCTTCTCTTTTTGGCGATATCCTTCTTGTTTCCTCCGAAAGAGGAATCCAATCCCTTCAATTTTTAGATTCAGGTGAAAAGGGAATTTTAGAAACCAAAGCGGAATTCCCCTTTGCCGTTTGGAAGGAAGGTGAATCTGCTTACCATCAAAAACTAAAGGATTATTTCCAGCGACTTGTCATTCCCGAATCACCGATTCCCCTATATGTATATGGAACCGAATTCCAACTCAAAGTATGGAGATCCTTATTAAAAATCCCTTTAGGTACACTTTGTACCTATGGAGACATTGCGACTTCGATTGGACAAACATCTGCTGGGAGAGCAGTAGGGACAGCTATCGGTAAAAATCCTATCGCTTACCTCATCCCTTGCCACCGCGTGATCCAAACCTCAGGTTTATTTGGTGGTTACAGGTGGGATCCGCACCGGAAACGAATGATCATTGCTTGGGAACAGGCTAAAGTGTTTGCACCAAACAATGATTTACCGAATGTATCTAAGTGA
- the hrpB gene encoding ATP-dependent helicase HrpB, with protein MSKSLDPFPVLTALQSIVDSIQKNPVTILDAPPGTGKTTALPTELLKAGVTSGKKICILEPRRIAAKNAAKRISQSLKEEVGGSVGYRVRFDTKISNDTKIEFVTDGILTKILLADPELKEYGLIVFDEFHERKLDSDLCFALTRRTQEVFRNDLKLLIMSATLEGQNFESIGILSKPIQVSASTHPLEIFHMGDSSKKLKERLLDLVPKAVEQTEGDILVFLSGKKEIQDLKYGLESILTIQSNAVVLGLFGDMELAQQEQIFLPHPQNKKKVILSTNIAESSVTIPGVRVVFDTGYHKHAVFDSEAGLSHLIKDRISLSSAKQRAGRAAREGKGLVYRLWSKEEESSFLDRTKPEILEGDIDRLVLEVKSWGEEVDQLPFLDPPNKGSVIRSTNRLQLLGCLDQNSNLTNIGKECLRYPLPIRLGKILAILPKDKETLIADIVALVGKESSGTESKLFPEETQPKNFPYELRVVYDQILRIYKEKTDFSSTVSGKDRLFYLSSGFPDRIAKAKVLNGKDFKLSNGKQGILNTTSLQIPEFILVLDTFSFGSDLLITNFLPIEEKQIEKFFSNQIQTKVVSETRTNQRGESFFVVKEERSLGELVLESKETNSPNPTILRLALAEYITKSSLEEEWKKDPELINFYHRVQFLERNGVLDTNTDFSHLKQIAEDWLFPFINFDSGKLSLDKLPYLEAFKAYVGYEKMNVIDSFAPRSIQVPSGSKISLNYDGNEPELHVKLQELFGLKSLPKLADGKVSILIHLLSPARRPVQITKDLESFWNHGYHEVKKELKGRYPRHPWPDKPWEATATKHLNHNKRS; from the coding sequence GTGTCAAAATCCTTGGATCCATTTCCCGTACTCACCGCCTTACAATCCATTGTTGATTCCATCCAAAAAAACCCAGTGACAATTTTGGATGCCCCACCAGGGACCGGAAAAACAACAGCTCTCCCTACAGAACTTCTAAAGGCAGGTGTCACTTCGGGAAAAAAAATCTGTATCTTAGAACCAAGACGGATTGCAGCAAAAAATGCCGCCAAACGAATCAGCCAATCTTTAAAAGAAGAAGTGGGCGGCAGTGTTGGTTACCGGGTTCGATTTGATACAAAAATCAGCAACGATACAAAAATTGAGTTTGTGACCGATGGAATTTTAACAAAGATTTTGTTAGCAGATCCAGAACTCAAAGAGTATGGACTGATTGTTTTTGATGAATTCCATGAAAGAAAACTGGATTCTGATCTTTGTTTTGCACTCACACGTCGCACCCAAGAAGTTTTTCGAAACGATTTAAAACTTCTCATCATGAGTGCCACTTTAGAAGGACAAAATTTTGAATCCATTGGCATCCTGTCAAAACCCATCCAAGTCAGTGCAAGCACTCATCCCTTAGAAATTTTTCATATGGGAGATTCTTCCAAAAAACTAAAAGAAAGACTTCTCGATCTTGTCCCTAAAGCCGTAGAACAAACCGAAGGTGATATTTTAGTATTTTTATCTGGAAAAAAAGAAATCCAAGATTTAAAATATGGATTGGAATCTATCCTAACGATCCAATCAAATGCCGTCGTACTCGGTTTGTTTGGTGATATGGAACTGGCCCAACAAGAACAAATTTTTTTACCACATCCACAAAACAAAAAAAAGGTCATTTTATCCACAAATATCGCAGAATCATCGGTCACCATTCCTGGAGTCAGAGTTGTTTTTGATACAGGATATCACAAACATGCGGTTTTTGATTCGGAAGCGGGACTGTCTCACTTAATCAAAGATCGAATTAGTCTCAGTAGCGCCAAACAACGTGCAGGGCGAGCAGCCAGAGAAGGGAAAGGATTGGTTTACAGACTTTGGTCCAAAGAGGAAGAAAGTTCTTTTTTAGACAGAACCAAACCTGAAATTTTGGAAGGTGATATTGATCGTTTGGTCTTAGAAGTTAAGTCTTGGGGAGAAGAGGTTGATCAGTTACCTTTTTTAGACCCACCAAACAAAGGTTCGGTAATTAGAAGTACCAACCGTTTGCAACTTTTAGGATGTTTGGACCAAAATTCAAACCTGACAAACATAGGAAAGGAATGTTTACGTTACCCTCTTCCCATTCGGCTGGGAAAAATTTTAGCAATTCTGCCAAAAGACAAAGAAACTCTAATTGCCGATATAGTCGCGTTAGTTGGGAAAGAAAGTTCAGGAACAGAAAGCAAACTTTTCCCGGAAGAAACCCAACCAAAAAATTTCCCATACGAATTACGCGTGGTTTATGATCAAATTTTACGAATTTACAAGGAAAAAACAGATTTTTCGAGCACTGTATCTGGCAAGGATCGGTTGTTTTATCTCAGTTCTGGGTTCCCGGACCGGATTGCCAAAGCCAAAGTTTTAAATGGAAAAGACTTTAAACTTTCGAATGGAAAACAAGGAATCCTAAATACAACATCCCTTCAAATTCCAGAATTCATTTTAGTTTTGGACACTTTCTCTTTTGGTTCTGATCTTTTGATTACCAATTTTTTACCAATCGAAGAAAAACAAATTGAGAAGTTTTTTTCCAACCAAATCCAAACCAAAGTAGTTTCCGAAACACGAACCAACCAAAGGGGGGAATCCTTTTTTGTTGTCAAAGAAGAACGTTCACTCGGCGAGTTGGTTTTAGAATCCAAAGAAACCAACTCGCCCAATCCAACGATACTCCGTTTGGCGCTTGCAGAATATATAACCAAGTCTTCTTTAGAAGAGGAATGGAAAAAAGATCCAGAATTAATCAATTTTTACCATCGAGTTCAATTTTTAGAACGAAATGGTGTTTTAGATACCAATACCGATTTTAGTCATTTAAAACAAATCGCAGAAGATTGGCTTTTTCCTTTTATCAATTTTGATTCTGGGAAACTTTCCCTTGATAAACTCCCCTATTTGGAAGCATTCAAAGCCTATGTGGGATATGAAAAAATGAATGTTATCGATTCCTTTGCCCCCAGATCCATTCAAGTTCCCTCTGGTTCAAAAATTTCTTTAAATTATGATGGGAATGAACCTGAGTTACATGTCAAATTACAAGAGTTATTTGGTCTTAAATCTTTACCAAAACTCGCCGATGGTAAGGTGAGTATCCTCATCCATTTACTTTCTCCAGCACGTAGGCCAGTACAAATCACCAAAGATTTAGAAAGTTTTTGGAATCATGGTTATCATGAAGTCAAAAAAGAATTAAAAGGAAGATATCCAAGACACCCTTGGCCTGATAAACCTTGGGAAGCCACCGCAACCAAACATTTAAATCACAACAAACGTTCGTAA
- a CDS encoding lysoplasmalogenase family protein gives MLKSTMVYYLILTTIPVAIISGFCIHWYTLQGEANPLKRLEHSRGIYLGFSFQILLFAWLLFQLGHARFSYPLYAIGFSFLGDWFNLQFPIAKKQMEDPVLGGIFSFAIAQVFFLLSFWKLVSWNEIYTGILPYAITGTLLVLPAVIFYFRVYNPNRSKWVMVSAFIYGLVLCFFVSLCINAYFTFGGVWIYLAIGAGFFLLSDAVMGETTINGTRHPKWEFQVPWVTYLIAQSFLLVGFFLVSHTRHLG, from the coding sequence ATGTTAAAATCAACTATGGTATATTACTTAATTCTCACAACCATTCCTGTAGCCATCATATCCGGTTTTTGTATCCATTGGTATACATTGCAGGGAGAAGCAAATCCTCTCAAACGACTCGAACACTCACGTGGGATTTATCTGGGTTTTTCCTTTCAAATTTTACTTTTTGCTTGGTTGTTATTCCAATTGGGACATGCCAGATTTTCCTATCCGCTCTATGCCATAGGATTTTCTTTTTTAGGAGATTGGTTTAATCTCCAATTCCCTATTGCCAAAAAACAAATGGAGGATCCAGTTCTTGGCGGAATCTTCAGTTTTGCCATTGCCCAAGTTTTCTTTTTGTTATCATTTTGGAAATTGGTCAGTTGGAATGAAATCTACACTGGAATTTTGCCTTACGCGATTACAGGAACTTTACTCGTCCTACCAGCCGTTATCTTCTATTTTAGAGTTTATAACCCAAATCGATCAAAATGGGTGATGGTTTCTGCGTTTATCTATGGCCTTGTTCTTTGTTTTTTTGTTTCTCTCTGCATTAACGCCTATTTCACGTTTGGTGGAGTTTGGATTTATTTAGCCATTGGAGCAGGATTTTTCCTACTTTCTGATGCCGTGATGGGAGAAACAACGATCAATGGAACCAGACACCCAAAATGGGAATTCCAAGTTCCTTGGGTCACCTACCTAATTGCACAAAGTTTTTTACTCGTAGGTTTCTTTTTAGTTTCTCATACAAGGCATCTAGGTTAA
- a CDS encoding choice-of-anchor D domain-containing protein, producing the protein MRSLPMNQKLNFLILLTLISLTSIGCPGGGGGGGGAAFALLGMGGGGGDVPAPKLEIVYNGVSRESGATLDLGSEPINTAAGKTGTVTIKNSGTASISLPGSPNIVVLSGTDAAQFSITQPSKSTLEAGASVTFTLNFKPTTTGVKTATIKIQSSDAAVGSFQMNLTGTAGPAAPRLAVSVGATDISSNGSYGLGSVEVDSSGSAVTFTVSNTGSATATLDSPAVTSSDSQFVLNLAGFPATIAANASATFTIQFSPSSTGSKTSNIAVAYDGASAFLFTATGTGTPKPVPTISISHNSSSFTSGGSIPTFGVVWPTLTSSTKTVTISNTGTATMTGITLSKPSGHTGDFTISAFSAGATLAAGASGTFTIQFAPSATGARAAVVRVATTNGNNGAASSADLNVSGTGKTGADVLVSWTATNEKTANDTDGGYKVCYSQTSGFTAVHNGTSVICADVPNAGGTTPNSKVISVPNFGNWYFKVYSYGKYNTTGGTPSAQTSAVNVPST; encoded by the coding sequence ATGCGTTCTTTACCCATGAATCAAAAACTAAATTTTCTAATATTATTAACACTTATATCTTTAACATCCATTGGTTGCCCTGGCGGTGGTGGAGGGGGCGGTGGCGCTGCTTTTGCTCTTCTCGGAATGGGCGGTGGCGGTGGTGACGTCCCAGCTCCCAAATTGGAAATCGTTTACAATGGCGTTAGCCGAGAAAGCGGTGCCACGCTAGATTTAGGTTCTGAACCCATTAACACGGCTGCTGGTAAAACGGGAACCGTTACGATTAAAAATAGCGGAACTGCTTCTATTTCATTACCTGGATCGCCAAATATTGTGGTTCTTTCTGGGACCGATGCAGCACAATTTTCGATCACTCAACCATCAAAGTCAACATTAGAAGCAGGTGCCTCTGTTACATTTACCTTAAATTTTAAACCGACAACGACCGGAGTAAAAACAGCCACTATCAAGATTCAATCCAGCGATGCCGCCGTAGGTTCTTTTCAAATGAACCTAACAGGGACAGCTGGACCGGCTGCTCCTCGATTGGCAGTTTCTGTTGGAGCTACTGACATTTCATCTAATGGTAGCTATGGTTTAGGCTCTGTTGAAGTAGATTCTTCGGGAAGTGCCGTGACATTTACAGTTTCCAATACAGGGAGTGCTACTGCAACTTTAGATAGCCCCGCTGTAACTAGCAGTGATTCACAATTCGTATTGAATCTTGCAGGATTCCCTGCAACTATTGCTGCCAATGCCAGCGCTACGTTTACGATTCAGTTTTCCCCATCAAGCACTGGTTCAAAAACATCCAATATCGCCGTCGCATACGATGGAGCATCTGCTTTCTTATTTACAGCAACAGGTACTGGAACACCTAAACCCGTTCCTACAATCTCGATATCGCATAACTCGAGTAGTTTTACCTCAGGTGGATCGATTCCAACTTTCGGTGTTGTATGGCCTACCTTAACTTCTTCTACAAAAACCGTAACCATTAGTAATACGGGAACTGCTACTATGACAGGGATAACTCTTTCTAAACCCAGTGGTCACACGGGTGACTTTACAATCAGTGCATTTAGTGCTGGTGCGACACTTGCAGCTGGTGCTTCTGGAACATTTACTATCCAGTTTGCCCCTTCTGCCACTGGAGCAAGGGCTGCAGTGGTACGTGTTGCCACAACAAATGGAAATAATGGTGCGGCATCAAGTGCTGACCTAAATGTATCTGGTACTGGGAAAACAGGCGCAGATGTTTTAGTAAGTTGGACTGCTACCAATGAAAAGACTGCCAATGATACGGATGGAGGTTACAAAGTTTGTTATAGCCAAACATCTGGATTTACAGCAGTTCACAATGGAACCTCAGTAATTTGTGCCGATGTT